In Pedobacter sp. W3I1, one DNA window encodes the following:
- a CDS encoding L-ribulose-5-phosphate 4-epimerase, with protein sequence MSNYQDIKEQAYQANMQLPKLGLVLFTFGNVSAADRSKGVFAIKPSGVPYEDLSPEKMVIVDFDGNTVEGSLRPSSDTKTHAVLYKHWEEIGGIVHTHSTYGTAWAQAQRAIPIFGTTHADHLTVDIPCAPPMADEMIKGNYEYETGFQIMNHFESLGLSYKEVEMILVGNHAPFTWGKTAEKAVYNSAVLETVAQMALLTEQINPQAPKLKDSLIEKHYERKHGKGAYYGQS encoded by the coding sequence ATGAGCAACTATCAAGATATAAAAGAGCAGGCTTACCAGGCAAACATGCAGTTACCCAAATTAGGACTGGTACTTTTTACCTTCGGAAATGTGAGTGCTGCAGATCGATCTAAAGGCGTTTTTGCCATTAAACCAAGCGGTGTGCCTTACGAAGATTTGTCGCCGGAGAAAATGGTCATTGTAGATTTTGACGGAAATACGGTTGAGGGAAGTTTACGTCCCTCATCAGATACTAAAACCCATGCTGTTTTATATAAACACTGGGAAGAAATCGGCGGAATTGTGCATACACATTCTACTTATGGAACCGCCTGGGCACAGGCACAAAGGGCAATTCCAATTTTCGGAACCACCCATGCCGACCATTTAACAGTCGATATTCCATGTGCGCCACCAATGGCTGATGAAATGATTAAAGGGAATTACGAGTATGAAACCGGTTTCCAGATTATGAATCACTTCGAAAGTTTGGGCCTAAGTTATAAAGAAGTCGAAATGATTTTGGTAGGTAACCACGCTCCTTTTACCTGGGGCAAAACGGCCGAGAAAGCGGTTTATAACAGTGCGGTTTTAGAGACTGTGGCACAAATGGCTTTGTTAACCGAGCAGATTAATCCGCAGGCACCGAAGCTGAAAGATTCGTTAATAGAGAAACATTACGAACGTAAACATGGTAAGGGTGCTTATTATGGACAGAGTTGA
- the araA gene encoding L-arabinose isomerase codes for MIDLKKLQVWFITGTQHLYGEETLKQVAAHAQQVADSLNQNGSISVSVVYKPIVKTTEEIFETLQQANIDENCIGVITWMHTFSPAKMWIRGLNVLQKPLLHLHTQFNRDIPWNTIDMDFMNLNQSAHGDREFGFMVSRMRKDRKVVVGHWQDDEVAKQIDTWCRAAAGWHDWQGAKFARFGDNMRYVAVTDGDKVEAEMKFGFAVNTYGIGDLVAIINGISEDSIQTLLKEYEATYEIADDLKAGGARHSSVYEAAKIELGLRKFLEDGGFKGFSDTFEDLHGMIQLPGIAAQRLMADGYGFAGEGDWKTAALVRACKVMGAGLAGGNAFMEDYTYHFDPANSMVLGSHMLEVDASLASGKASLEVHPLGIGGKADPARLVFNVAGGDALNASLIDMGNRFRLLVNEVKAVEAEHDLPNLPVARVLWKPLPDMKTGCAAWIYAGGAHHTAYSQNLTTEHLLDFANIAGLEYVNIGADTKINQFRNELHWNEVFYK; via the coding sequence ATGATTGATTTAAAAAAATTACAAGTTTGGTTTATTACGGGTACGCAACATTTGTACGGTGAAGAAACCTTAAAACAAGTTGCAGCACATGCACAACAAGTGGCCGATTCGTTAAACCAGAACGGAAGTATTTCGGTTTCGGTAGTGTACAAGCCGATTGTAAAAACGACTGAAGAGATTTTCGAAACCTTACAACAAGCCAATATTGATGAGAACTGTATTGGGGTGATTACCTGGATGCATACCTTCTCTCCTGCTAAAATGTGGATCAGGGGCTTAAATGTATTGCAAAAACCTTTATTGCATTTACACACGCAGTTTAACCGCGATATTCCCTGGAATACCATCGATATGGATTTCATGAACCTGAACCAAAGTGCTCATGGAGATCGCGAATTTGGTTTTATGGTTTCTCGAATGCGTAAAGACCGTAAAGTAGTTGTTGGCCATTGGCAGGATGATGAAGTGGCAAAACAGATTGATACCTGGTGTAGAGCTGCTGCCGGATGGCACGATTGGCAAGGCGCTAAATTCGCGCGTTTTGGCGATAACATGCGTTATGTTGCCGTTACAGATGGCGATAAAGTGGAAGCTGAAATGAAATTCGGTTTCGCTGTAAATACTTATGGCATAGGTGATTTGGTAGCTATAATTAATGGAATAAGTGAAGATTCGATTCAAACCTTATTGAAAGAATACGAGGCTACCTACGAAATCGCCGATGATTTAAAAGCTGGCGGCGCAAGGCATTCATCTGTTTATGAGGCAGCCAAAATTGAACTGGGATTAAGGAAATTTTTAGAAGATGGCGGCTTTAAAGGCTTCTCTGATACCTTCGAAGATTTGCATGGTATGATTCAATTACCGGGAATAGCAGCGCAGCGTTTAATGGCAGATGGTTATGGTTTTGCAGGCGAAGGCGATTGGAAAACTGCCGCTTTAGTACGTGCCTGTAAGGTTATGGGTGCTGGTTTAGCCGGTGGAAATGCATTTATGGAAGATTATACCTATCACTTTGATCCGGCAAATTCGATGGTTTTAGGCTCACATATGCTTGAAGTTGATGCTTCTTTGGCGAGTGGAAAAGCCAGTTTAGAAGTTCATCCATTGGGTATTGGTGGCAAGGCAGATCCTGCCCGTTTGGTTTTTAATGTTGCTGGTGGTGATGCTTTAAATGCATCTTTAATTGATATGGGCAACCGTTTCCGCTTATTAGTGAACGAAGTAAAAGCTGTTGAAGCTGAACATGATTTACCAAACTTACCAGTGGCCCGCGTATTATGGAAACCACTACCTGATATGAAAACCGGTTGTGCCGCATGGATTTATGCAGGTGGCGCACACCATACTGCTTATAGTCAGAATTTAACTACCGAGCATTTGTTGGATTTTGCGAATATTGCAGGTTTAGAATATGTAAATATAGGTGCTGATACTAAAATCAATCAATTCAGAAATGAGTTGCATTGGAATGAGGTTTTTTATAAATAA
- a CDS encoding ribulokinase encodes MSTANYVIGVDYGTDSVRSVLVDTANGKEIASSVFLYPRWQKGLYCKPAVNQFRQHPLDYIEGLTHTIKDCLAKAGGAEIAHLVKGISVDTTGSSPVAVDATGTPLALTKDFEENPNAMFVLWKDHTSVKEAAEINEHATKFSTNYLKYVGGIYSSEWFWSKLLHILRVDSSIKKGAASWVEHCDWIPFLLCGGNDIKEMKRSRCAAGHKALWAEEFNGLPPEDFFSSLDPLLAGFRDKLFTDTYTSDVSAGTLSEEWATKLGLNTDVVIGVGAFDAHMGAVGGQIEPYYLSKVMGTSTCDILVAPNQDLHGKLINGICGQVNGSVIPGMAGLEAGQSAFGDVYAWFKNLISWPLNHLLTESDVIDEATATALKAELEGKIIANLSKQADALPDGDYAELAIDWLNGRRTPDANQELKGAITGLGLGTDAPRFFRALAAATCFGAKAIVDRFKEQGVPVKGIIGIGGVAKKSAYIMQMMADVLEMPIRIHRFEHTCALGAAMFAAVAAGIYPNIEAAMAAMGTGFEKEYKPNIKKQKLYRQHYQQYLGLGRYLEKYNKKDVKPYLS; translated from the coding sequence ATGAGCACAGCAAACTATGTAATTGGAGTAGATTACGGGACAGATTCTGTCCGGTCTGTTCTAGTCGATACCGCAAACGGAAAGGAAATAGCTTCATCGGTTTTTCTTTATCCAAGATGGCAGAAAGGTTTATATTGTAAACCCGCTGTTAATCAGTTCCGCCAGCATCCTTTAGATTATATTGAAGGTTTAACCCACACCATAAAAGATTGCCTCGCAAAAGCCGGCGGTGCAGAAATTGCACATTTGGTAAAAGGCATTTCGGTTGATACGACTGGTTCTAGTCCGGTTGCCGTTGATGCCACAGGTACTCCCCTTGCCTTGACCAAAGATTTTGAAGAAAATCCAAATGCCATGTTTGTGCTTTGGAAAGACCATACATCCGTTAAAGAAGCGGCCGAGATTAATGAGCACGCTACAAAATTCAGCACCAATTACCTTAAATATGTGGGTGGCATTTATTCATCAGAATGGTTCTGGTCTAAATTGCTACATATTTTAAGGGTTGATTCGAGCATTAAAAAAGGTGCAGCATCATGGGTAGAGCATTGCGACTGGATTCCGTTTTTGCTTTGTGGTGGAAATGATATTAAAGAAATGAAACGCAGCCGTTGTGCTGCCGGGCATAAAGCACTATGGGCAGAAGAATTTAACGGTTTACCTCCTGAAGATTTCTTTAGCAGTCTTGATCCGCTTTTAGCAGGCTTTAGAGATAAATTATTCACCGATACTTATACTTCTGATGTTTCTGCGGGGACATTGAGCGAAGAATGGGCGACGAAACTGGGCTTAAATACGGATGTAGTTATTGGTGTTGGCGCATTTGATGCACACATGGGCGCGGTAGGCGGACAGATTGAGCCTTACTACCTGAGTAAAGTAATGGGTACGAGTACCTGCGATATCTTAGTTGCACCCAACCAGGATTTACATGGCAAATTGATAAACGGTATCTGCGGACAAGTTAATGGCTCGGTAATTCCGGGTATGGCAGGTTTAGAGGCCGGTCAATCTGCTTTTGGTGATGTTTATGCCTGGTTTAAGAATTTAATCAGCTGGCCATTAAATCATTTGCTTACGGAGTCTGATGTAATTGATGAGGCTACTGCTACTGCATTAAAGGCAGAGCTGGAAGGAAAAATCATTGCTAATTTAAGCAAACAGGCTGATGCTTTACCAGATGGCGACTATGCCGAATTGGCTATTGATTGGTTAAACGGCCGTAGAACACCTGATGCAAACCAGGAACTTAAAGGTGCCATAACGGGATTAGGTTTAGGAACCGATGCACCACGGTTTTTCCGTGCTTTAGCTGCAGCCACCTGTTTTGGTGCCAAGGCTATTGTCGACCGATTTAAAGAACAGGGCGTTCCGGTAAAAGGGATTATCGGCATTGGTGGTGTAGCAAAAAAATCAGCTTATATTATGCAAATGATGGCCGATGTATTGGAAATGCCTATCAGAATTCACCGTTTTGAGCATACCTGTGCATTGGGTGCAGCAATGTTCGCTGCAGTTGCAGCCGGTATTTATCCAAATATCGAAGCAGCTATGGCGGCCATGGGAACAGGTTTTGAGAAAGAATATAAGCCAAATATTAAAAAGCAAAAACTTTACCGCCAGCATTACCAACAATATTTGGGACTGGGCAGATATCTGGAGAAATACAACAAAAAAGATGTAAAACCTTACTTATCATGA